Within the Halobaculum limi genome, the region GAAGGCCGAGAACGGCGACCTGTACTTCAAGAGCAAGTTCATCGCCGACGAAGTCGGTCTCTCCCCGAAAGAGATCGGTGCGCTGATGGTGAAACTCAAAGACTCCGCCTGCGGCCTCACCATCGAGAAGTGGTCGTAC harbors:
- a CDS encoding DUF7123 family protein, whose translation is MSATAHPSDTEPVADDSPSKEERLAAFLREKAENGDLYFKSKFIADEVGLSPKEIGALMVKLKDSACGLTIEKWSYTSATTWRIEPAN